TCCTGCCTCTGCTCATAGGTGTCATGGGCTATCTTTTTATCAGCGGCATCGATCGGGGGAAGTGGGGATATGTACTGATTGCCCTGATCTATTTCATCAACCTTGAGGTGAACCTTTCTCTGCCGTTCTTTCTGATACTTATTTCGGTGCTTATTGTTTATATGACTTTCTACGGTACCCTGAGCCATTTGAAAAAATGCAGGATATGTATACCGATCCTTACTGTTTTGCTGATCGACCTGGTCTATCTCGGTGTACTGCTCGCCTATGATTTTATCTTCAGTACACACAGTATCATGCTCGATACGATCCTGCTCTATTCGCTGATCGTCGATCTGCTTGTAGTGGTGGTGATATGAGATATAAGATAACACTGCTGCTTTTCATTCTGGTATGGGCAGGTATGATCATCCGTCTTTACCATGTCAGCGTCAAATCCAACTTCTATTATGAAGGTCTTGCCAAGGCGAATATAGAGAGAAAAGAGTACATCAAGCCTGTAAGAGGCGAGATCACCGACCGTAACGGGAATCTTCTGGCCATGAACCAGATCGGTTTTTCACTCTCCATCAAGCCGCATCTCTCTACAAAGAATGTAGAAGGGAAGAAGAGTGAACTGGAGCAGGCGGTGGACATTCTGCTTGAAACTTTCCCTGATCTGAACAAAACGGTGATGATGAAGGTCTATAAGAAGAAGAGCTCTCCCTACAACCACAAATATATCAAAGTGGTCGACTTTATACACTATGCGAATATGATGAGTGCCTACCCCAAACTAAGTATGTATGACGGTATTAAAATAGAAGCCGAAACGAAACGGTACTACCCATACGGAAAATATGCGGCACATCTCATCGGCTATACCGGGAGATCGAATAGGAAAGAGAATGAAGCGGACGAAGTGGTCGATATCGTTGGGAAAGTGGGAAAAAGCGGACTTGAAAAGTATTACAACACTTTTCTTCAAGGTGAACTGGGATATCAGATCAATAAAGTGACCGCAAGGAACAGAGCCATCGATGTGCTTGAAAAGATGCTGCCCAAAGACAACCGAAATCTTGAGCTCAATATCGATATTGACCTGCAGAAGATGATCTATGAGCATTTTGGTGATGCGACCGGTGTGGCGATCGTCATGAAAACGACAGGCGAGATCATTGCAGCTGTAAGTTACCCTGCCTACGACCCCAATCTTTTTGTCGGAGGGATCAGCTCTAAAGACTGGAAAGCACTGCAGGAAGACCTGGCACACCCTTTCACCAACAAGATTACCCACGGGACCTATCCTCCCGGGTCTTCCATCAAACCGGGAATGGCTCTGGCATTTGATAAAGCCAAGCCTGGTATCCTCCAAAAGAGTGAATACTGTCCGGGATTTATGACTATCGGGAACAGCAAACACAAGTTCCGCTGCTGGAAACACAGCGGGCACGGCACGGTTTATTTGCGTAAAGCGATCATGCAGAGCTGTGATGTCTACTTCTACAAAAAAAGCCTTCAGGTCGGTATCGATGCTATGGCGAAAAATCTGCGCTCATTCGGTCTGGGAGTGAAGACCGGTGTGGACCTTCCAAGAGAGTACAACGGTGTTATCCCTGACAAAACATGGAAAATGAAACGTTTCAAGAAGCCGTGGTTCCTGGGAGAGACAGTTATTGCCGCTATCGGACAGGGGTATGACCTTGTTACACCGCTTCAGATAGCACGCTACACGGCATTAGTAGCGACAGGTAACCTTGTGACACCGCGTGTGGCAAAGCGTATTGACGGGGTGGATGTTAATATAACGAGTGTACCGATAAAGTTCAACCCATGGTCGATCTCAGAGGTACGTAAAGGAATGTACGATGTTTGTAATACACTGGGCGGTACCGCGTACAGACTGATGCATGACCTTCCTGTTAAAGTAGCGGGTAAAACCGGTACATCCCAGGTAACATCTATTCCGCAGGGAATGGGACGTCGTCTTAAAGAGTCGGAACTGGCCTACTTCCACCGTTCACATGCATGGATCACGACTTATGCACCGTATGATAATCCCCAGTACGTTGTGGCGGTTCTTATCGAGCACGGGGGGCACGGGGGCAGTACTTCTGCACCCATGGCAGGTGATATCTACCGGTGGCTCTACAAGAATGGATATATTACAAGCGAACTACAAAAAAACATAGATACAGCGGTTGGAATGGAAGCACAGGAGAGTGTTGAAATAAAGAAGAAAAAAGAGAAGATCAGAAAGCGGAATGAAGAGCTCAGAAAGAAAAGCAGTGAAGGGTTGTCTCTCTTTTAAAAGCTGTTAGGAGGGATGATTTCTTACAAATCCATTGAAAAGATTCGTGATAACCTGTACAGGTTCATCTTTGCAAATAAGACCAATTAACTCCTATTTAAAACCCACTATGCTATACTAAAACCATGATGAATGAAAAACCAAC
This DNA window, taken from Sulfurovum lithotrophicum, encodes the following:
- the mrdA gene encoding penicillin-binding protein 2, which codes for MRYKITLLLFILVWAGMIIRLYHVSVKSNFYYEGLAKANIERKEYIKPVRGEITDRNGNLLAMNQIGFSLSIKPHLSTKNVEGKKSELEQAVDILLETFPDLNKTVMMKVYKKKSSPYNHKYIKVVDFIHYANMMSAYPKLSMYDGIKIEAETKRYYPYGKYAAHLIGYTGRSNRKENEADEVVDIVGKVGKSGLEKYYNTFLQGELGYQINKVTARNRAIDVLEKMLPKDNRNLELNIDIDLQKMIYEHFGDATGVAIVMKTTGEIIAAVSYPAYDPNLFVGGISSKDWKALQEDLAHPFTNKITHGTYPPGSSIKPGMALAFDKAKPGILQKSEYCPGFMTIGNSKHKFRCWKHSGHGTVYLRKAIMQSCDVYFYKKSLQVGIDAMAKNLRSFGLGVKTGVDLPREYNGVIPDKTWKMKRFKKPWFLGETVIAAIGQGYDLVTPLQIARYTALVATGNLVTPRVAKRIDGVDVNITSVPIKFNPWSISEVRKGMYDVCNTLGGTAYRLMHDLPVKVAGKTGTSQVTSIPQGMGRRLKESELAYFHRSHAWITTYAPYDNPQYVVAVLIEHGGHGGSTSAPMAGDIYRWLYKNGYITSELQKNIDTAVGMEAQESVEIKKKKEKIRKRNEELRKKSSEGLSLF